In Betaproteobacteria bacterium, the genomic window GCTGCGGAAAGCCGGTCAGGCTTGGCGCAAAGCCTTCGAGATGACCGTTGTGGGCGAATATCCAGTGCCGTCCCCAGAGCTCCCGCAGGAAGGGGTGGGTATTTTCCAAGCCGACCGAGCCCCGGGTGGCCTTGCGAATGTGGGCCACGACGTTGGTCGAGCGGATGGGGTAGCCCCGCACCAGTTCGGCCACAGGCGACGCGGCGGAGGGCTGCGGGTCGAGGAAGAGGCGAACCCCGGCTCCCTCGAAGAAAGCAATGCCCCAGCCATCGGTATGGACATCGGTGGCCCCGCCGCGGGCCTGAAAGCCGGTGAAGGAAAAGCAGATGTCGGTCGGCACGTTGCAGTTCATGCCGAGCAACTGGCACACGGCTCAATCCTCCTGCGGCTTCATGGCCGGGCGCTTGCCGATGCGGACAGGCAATTCGAGCAGGGTCTTGTCCCGCCGCAGGCGGAAGGTGACGCGCTCGTCGGGCTTCAGGGCGGCGATCAGGTCGAGCATGACCTGGGAATCCTTGACCGCCTTGTCCCCGACGGCTAGCAGAACATCTCCAGGGCGAACCCCGGCGCCGTCGGCCGGACTGCCCCGCACCACGCCAGCGATCAGGGCGCCCGCCGTATCGGGCAGCCCGAAGGACTCCGCCAGTTCCTGCGTGATTTCCTGGGCCTCGACGCCGATCCAGCCCCGGGTGACCGCGCCATTCTGGATGATTTGCTCCATGATGTCCTTGGCGCTGGACACCGGAATGGCGAAGCCGATCCCCAGGGAGCCGCCGGTACGGGAGTAGATGGCCGTGTTGATGCCGACCAGATTGCCCGCGGTATCGACCAGGGCGCCGCCCGAGTTGCCCGGGTTGATCGCCGCGTCGGTCTGGATGAAATTCTCGAAGGTATTGATGCCCAGGTGAGAGCGCCCCAGGGCCGAGACGATGCCCATGGTGACCGTCTGTCCCACGCCGAAGGGATTGCCGATGGCCAGCACCACGTCGCCGACCCGCAGGTGCTCCATCTGGCCGAAGGTGATAGCCGGCAAATGGTCGCCGGCGATGCGCAGGACCGCCAGATCGGACTCCGGGTCGCTGCCGATGACCCGGGCCTTCTGCGTGCTGCCGTCGGCCAGGGAAACCTGGATGTCTTCGGCAGCTTCGACGACGTGGAAATTGGTCAGGATGTAGCCGGAATCGCTGACGATGACGCCGGAGCCCAGGCTGGAGGTGCGCTGGGGGCGGCTGTCGAAGCGATCGCCAAAAAAGTGGCGGAAGATCGGATCCTCCAGCAAGGGGTGCCGGGGCGCCTGGATTTCCTGCGTGGTGTAGATGTGCACCACGGAAGGCAGGGCCTTGCGTGCCGCTTCACGGTAAGTGGACGCCTGACGCGTGCCGTCGTCAGGGGGCGTGTGCGATTCGTGCAGGGCCACCACCGCAGGCCGCTCCCGCGGAAGCCATTCGGGCTTGAGGGTGGCGACGACGAACAGGGCGGCCAGCAGAACCGTCACCGTTTGTGCAAAAATCAGCCACAACCTCTGCATGGAAGACCGGAACGATGAAGCGGGAAGAATTGGTGGAGTATCTCGACCGGGTGCTGGACTGCGGCCGCTTCCGGGATTATTGCCCAAACGGCCTGCAAGTGGAAGGACGCGCCGATGTCCGCTGCATCGTCGCCGGCGTGACGGCCAGTCAGGCCCTGCTCGACGCGGCGGTAACGGCCGGTGCCGATGCCGTCCTGGTCCACCACGGCTATTTCTGGCGCGGCGAGGATGGCCGTGTCACCGGGATGCGTCGCCGGCGCCTGGCAACGCTCCTGAGCGCCGACATCAATTTGCTTGCCTACCATTTGCCCCTCGATGCCCATGCGGAATTCGGCAACAACGTCCAGCTGGCGCGCCTTGCCGGCTGGCAGCCGGAGGGGCGCTTCGGGGACCAGGATCTGGGCTGTCTGGGGCGGCCGGCGGGGACGCCGGTGGCCGCAGATTTGGCGGCCGACTTGGGCGGCGCTCTGGGAAGGGATGCCCTGCTCGTCGGTGACGGGAAACGACCCGTCCGCCGCATGGCGTGGTGCACCGGTGCTGCCCAGGGATACTTCGAAGCCGCCATCGCCCTGGGGGCGGACGTCTTTGTTTCCGGAGAGATTTCCGAACAGACGGTTCACCTGGCCCGGGAGAGCGGTGTGCCCTACGTGGCCTGCGGTCACCATGCCAGCGAGCGCTACGGCGTCCGGGCCCTCGCCGACCATCTGGCGCAAACCTTCGCCCTGGATTGCCGCTTCGTCGATATCGACAACCCGGTTTGAGGCCGTACCTTGCGGTCGATCAGGCGGCTCTTGGCAGCGGGACGACTTTCGCCCGCTGGCAGCCATAGCCCTCATCCAGCAGGTGCAGCAGAAAGACGATTTCCTCGATGACTTCCAGGGGGAAGCCCGCCCGTTGGCCCTCGCGGTTGTCCTGTACCAGGCCGGCGAGATAGTCGCGGCAGGACTGGGTGCCCCAGGTCTTGGTCAGACGTCGGGTGATGTGCTCGTAATCCTCCAGGGACTTGAGCCCCGAGACCGGCGTTTCGGACTCTTCCCAGTCGGGTACACGGAAATTGAAGCGATCCCGGATGCGCCGCATCAGGGTCTCGTACTCGTCGCGCATGTCGGCACGACGGTAGAGATTGAGCAGCATGAGCCAGGCTTCGATGCGGTCGGGCGCCTGTTGGGCGATGAACGAGGCCAGGCTGTCCGCTGCTCCCCGCAGGCGACCGAAGGACAGCATGATCTCGGCCAGGTGCAGGGCGGACTCGTCCTCTTCCACTTCCATGTCAGGGATGGAAGGGGGCACCGAGTGGGTTTGGGCCGGTGGCGTGAGCGGGGTTCCGGGCACGGAGTCGAGCAGAAGGTCGATTTCCGGGGCCGCCGCTGCGAGCGGTGCGGGGGGCGCCTCGGCGGGGCGGGATTGCGGCTGTGGCGGTGGAGGGATCTGGGCGGAGGGCCGGCCCGGAGGGGGAAGGTCCCCATCGTTCAGCCCACGGCGGCGGGCCAGGACATGGGCGCCCCCCGCGGCGAGTATCCCGCCGATCAGGGCGCTCAAGGCGAGTTCCAGCCATTGCCCGGAGGTCGTCGTGGCCGGCGTCGCAGGCGCGCGGGATGCCGGGGGGGCGACGGCTGGAGCGGCGGCTTGGGCCGGCGGTGCCTGGAGGGCCTGGGCCATCTGCAACTGTTGCTGCAGGGCCAGGGCCTCGGTGGCCAGATTCATGGCCTGATTCAGTTTGTCTACCTGTTGATTCAGCAGTCCCAGCGTCGTTTCCATCTTGAGAATGCGTTCTTCGATCTCCGGCAGGCTTGCTTTCTGAGCCGTGGGCTTTTCCCCCGCTCGGAGTTCCACCGGCGGAGCCCCGAGTACCAGTCGGTCCGCCGTATCGGCGGGCGGAGTCCGGGGGGCTGCGTGGGGAGCGGGGGCGGGACGTTCCTGATCGGCAGGCGGGGCGGCAGCCGTGCGCACAGGCGGCTTCGCCGGTCGCGCCGCTTCGGGGCGCCGGGGTTTCGGCGGCAGGAGAACGCGGGTGCCTTCCGCCAGGGGCGTGTCATCGGCGAGGTCTGGATTGGCTTGACGCAAGCCGGCCAACAGGCGGCGCTGGCGGGCGGGGCTGTCGGCAGCGAGGCTGGTGGCGATGCTCTCCAGGGTGTCACCCTCGAAAGCTGCGACGCTACCGGCATTTCCGGACCGCGGGGGGGCCACGGCGTGTGCCTCGCCCGAGGCGACTTCGGGCAGGGCCACTGGCGCCTGAGGCATGAGGACGAAGTCACGCTGCAATTCGACGCCGCAGTCGGCGCGCAGGGCAAGGACGAACACCGGATCGTGGATGGCGCGGCTGCCGGTGACGATGACCCGGTAGGCGTCGCCGACGCGGACCAGACGCAGGCGGGCGGCAGTGACCACCGGCAGGTCGGAGTCCTTCAAGGGGGCGAGGCGCAGGCAGGCCCCCGCGAGATTGGGGTCGTCGCCGACGATGGCGACCTCGGCGCGCAGCGGCTCCCCCACCCGCGATTGCAGGGTGATCTCCCCGAATCCCGCCGCGCCTGCGTCCAAGGCGAGAAAGGCCGCGGCCATGGCGCCGAGACGGAACATGCTAGGCTTCATTACAACCCCCTGATCTTACTTACGGGGGCAATCTATCACTTAGGTAGTAGCCGGGGAGTGAATTGTTCCACGGTTTCACGACGAAGGCTGCGGCTCCTTATTCCCGTAAGGCATAGGCCCCCTCGGCGGTCTTCAGGCGGTGATTCGTGTCCCTCTGGCGCGACCCGTCCTTCCAGGAAAACGCAACGGCGCCGCACCGCGATATGGGGGGCCATCCGGTGCCTGACCCCTCAGCGACGATTCTTCTGACCTGGCTCGAGGCGGTGCGTCAGCCCGTGATCGCAAAGTCGATGCCTATGCGCTTCAGCAGGCGTGCCGCCTGACGCAGGGCCTCGAGCAGAAAGCGCCGGTCCAGGTCGTTGAGGGTGTAGGGGTCGATGCGGTTGCGCGGCTTCCCGCCCCCGGCCAAGGTCTCGTGCTGCAGGCGCAGACGCAGGGATTGCAGAAAGCGGAAGGCTTCCACTAGGGCGGCCACTTCCTTGCCCGGCAGGTGACCGGCCGCGCCCAGAGCGAGCAGCCGTCCCGCCGTGGCCTGCTCGTGGATGCCGTGGCGCAGGGCATAGAGACGGGCGGCATCGACGAAGACCGACAGCACGCCTTGCTTGAGGTCGATGCTGTTGGGCGGTTCGGCATCCCGATCCACGCGGAAATCGCGGAAGAAGCCGATGGGTACCGAGCGCAGCAGGGCGGTTTCGGCCAGAAGGCGCAAGAAACGCTGGCTGTCAGGCGCCTGGCTGGCAAGCTCCTGGGTGAGCTCCGCGGTCAGGGTGCCATCGCCCCACAGATGGCGGAGGTCGAAAAAAATGGTGGCGTTGAGGATCGCTTCCGGCTCCGGTACATGGAGCCACTGTCGGAACTGGGCTTTCCATTCCTCAAGGGTCAGGCACCAGCGCGGGTTGCCGCCCATGATGCCGCCCTCGCACAAGGGGATGCCCCGCAGTTGGCGAGGGTCTGGTTCACCCGCTGCGCGCCGCGTAGCAGGGCGTTGCGCACGGCGTCGGTGGCTGCCGGGTCGCGGGGCGTGAAGATGATGCCGTTGTCCTGGTCTGTCAAGAGCGTCTGCTCGTGGCGCCCCTGGCTGCCCATGACGATCCACGCCAGCTGGTCGAGGTCGAAGAGTTCTTCCTGGGCGAATTCGACCTCGATCACCCGCCGCGCCAGTTGGTCGCTCAGGCTGGAAACGATTTGCGTCGCCTGCCAGGCGGCGACCCCC contains:
- a CDS encoding Do family serine endopeptidase, which produces MQRLWLIFAQTVTVLLAALFVVATLKPEWLPRERPAVVALHESHTPPDDGTRQASTYREAARKALPSVVHIYTTQEIQAPRHPLLEDPIFRHFFGDRFDSRPQRTSSLGSGVIVSDSGYILTNFHVVEAAEDIQVSLADGSTQKARVIGSDPESDLAVLRIAGDHLPAITFGQMEHLRVGDVVLAIGNPFGVGQTVTMGIVSALGRSHLGINTFENFIQTDAAINPGNSGGALVDTAGNLVGINTAIYSRTGGSLGIGFAIPVSSAKDIMEQIIQNGAVTRGWIGVEAQEITQELAESFGLPDTAGALIAGVVRGSPADGAGVRPGDVLLAVGDKAVKDSQVMLDLIAALKPDERVTFRLRRDKTLLELPVRIGKRPAMKPQED
- a CDS encoding Nif3-like dinuclear metal center hexameric protein; protein product: MKREELVEYLDRVLDCGRFRDYCPNGLQVEGRADVRCIVAGVTASQALLDAAVTAGADAVLVHHGYFWRGEDGRVTGMRRRRLATLLSADINLLAYHLPLDAHAEFGNNVQLARLAGWQPEGRFGDQDLGCLGRPAGTPVAADLAADLGGALGRDALLVGDGKRPVRRMAWCTGAAQGYFEAAIALGADVFVSGEISEQTVHLARESGVPYVACGHHASERYGVRALADHLAQTFALDCRFVDIDNPV